Proteins encoded within one genomic window of Legionella sp. PC997:
- the sufB gene encoding Fe-S cluster assembly protein SufB codes for MAKSSEQINSLLDREYQHGFTTDIEVDTFEPGLDEDVIRRLSAVKGEPEFLLEWRLKAYRYWLTMTPPQWSSVHYPPVDYQALSYYSAPKQKKDAPKSLDEVDPELLRTYEKLGIPLREQEMLAGVAVDAVFDSVSVATTFKEKLAEKGVIFCPISEAVHKYPELLMQYLGSVVPYRDNFYAALNSAVFSDGSFVYVPKGVRCPMELSTYFRINAASTGQFERTLIIADADSYVSYLEGCTAPMRDENQLHAAVVELVAMDGAQIKYSTVQNWYPGDKEGKGGIYNFVTKRGACRGKRSKISWTQIETGSAITWKYPSVILQGDDSVGEFYSVALTNNYQQADTGTKMIHIGKNTRSTIISKGISAGRAHNAYRGLVRIAPTATNARNYTQCDSMLMGSECSAHTFPYIEVKNPTAQVEHEATTSKISEEQLFYCQQRGIDTEDAVSMIVNGFCKQVLKELPMEFAVEATKLLGLSLEGAVG; via the coding sequence GTGGCTAAAAGCAGTGAGCAAATTAATTCTCTGCTCGATAGAGAATACCAACATGGGTTTACCACCGACATTGAAGTAGATACTTTCGAACCTGGCTTGGATGAGGATGTTATTCGACGTTTATCAGCAGTTAAAGGCGAGCCTGAATTTTTGCTGGAATGGCGTTTAAAGGCTTACAGGTATTGGTTAACCATGACCCCTCCTCAATGGTCCAGTGTGCACTACCCGCCCGTGGATTACCAGGCTCTTTCTTATTACTCAGCGCCTAAACAGAAAAAAGATGCTCCTAAAAGCCTGGATGAAGTTGATCCCGAATTGCTAAGAACCTATGAGAAATTAGGTATACCCTTAAGGGAACAAGAGATGTTGGCTGGTGTTGCTGTCGATGCGGTATTTGATAGCGTTTCGGTAGCAACTACATTTAAAGAAAAATTAGCTGAAAAAGGGGTAATTTTTTGTCCTATCTCTGAAGCGGTACACAAATATCCCGAATTACTCATGCAATATTTGGGTTCCGTAGTGCCTTATCGCGATAATTTCTATGCCGCACTGAATTCGGCAGTTTTTAGTGATGGCTCTTTTGTTTATGTCCCTAAAGGGGTACGTTGTCCCATGGAATTATCCACTTATTTCAGGATTAATGCGGCATCTACCGGACAATTTGAACGTACCTTAATTATTGCCGATGCCGACAGTTATGTTTCATATCTAGAAGGTTGTACAGCGCCTATGCGTGATGAGAATCAATTACACGCCGCTGTGGTTGAGCTAGTTGCTATGGATGGAGCACAAATTAAATATTCCACCGTCCAAAACTGGTATCCAGGGGATAAGGAAGGAAAAGGTGGAATTTATAACTTTGTGACCAAGCGAGGAGCATGCAGAGGCAAGCGCTCTAAAATTTCTTGGACCCAAATTGAAACCGGTTCAGCAATTACCTGGAAATATCCCAGCGTAATTTTGCAAGGGGATGATTCCGTCGGAGAATTTTATTCAGTTGCCTTAACCAATAATTATCAACAAGCCGATACAGGCACTAAAATGATTCATATTGGTAAGAACACGCGCTCAACCATTATTTCCAAAGGAATTAGTGCGGGGCGTGCACATAATGCGTATCGTGGTTTGGTTCGTATTGCACCAACAGCAACTAATGCACGTAATTATACTCAGTGTGACTCCATGTTGATGGGGTCTGAATGCTCTGCGCATACTTTTCCTTATATTGAAGTCAAAAACCCTACGGCACAGGTAGAACATGAAGCAACCACTTCAAAGATTAGTGAAGAGCAACTGTTTTATTGTCAACAACGAGGAATTGATACCGAGGATGCTGTTTCGATGATTGTAAATGGTTTTTGTAAGCAGGTATTAAAAGAATTACCTATGGAATTTGCGGTGGAAGCGACTAAATTGCTAGGTCTAAGTTTAGAAGGGGCAGTGGGCTAA
- the sufC gene encoding Fe-S cluster assembly ATPase SufC: MLKIKDLNVEVNGQSILKGIDLEVNAGEIHAIMGPNGSGKSTLSKVLAGHPSYQVTGGEINYLGQDLTPLSPEERARAGIFLSFQYPVEIPGVTNVNFLKASVNAVRKGQGKNTLDAIEFLSFIREKCKLLEMDESFLYRSINEGFSGGEKKRNEILQMAALEPKLSILDETDSGLDIDALRIISHGVNAMRSPERAIILVTHYQRLLDYIEPDFIHVLVNGRIIMSGDKSLALELEKKGYSWLEETV; encoded by the coding sequence ATGTTAAAAATCAAAGACTTAAATGTTGAGGTAAATGGGCAATCCATTTTGAAGGGCATTGATCTTGAGGTCAATGCGGGTGAAATTCATGCCATCATGGGACCTAATGGTTCAGGTAAAAGCACCCTGTCTAAAGTATTAGCTGGCCATCCTTCGTATCAAGTGACTGGCGGAGAAATAAATTATCTAGGGCAGGATTTGACCCCTTTATCTCCCGAAGAAAGAGCACGTGCTGGTATTTTTTTATCATTTCAATACCCAGTGGAGATACCTGGGGTCACCAATGTTAATTTTCTCAAAGCCTCGGTTAATGCAGTGCGTAAAGGTCAGGGAAAAAATACTCTTGATGCAATTGAGTTTCTCTCATTCATTCGCGAAAAATGTAAGTTACTCGAAATGGACGAAAGCTTTTTATATCGCAGCATTAATGAGGGATTTTCCGGAGGTGAGAAAAAACGGAATGAAATTTTACAAATGGCCGCTCTAGAGCCTAAACTGTCTATTCTCGACGAAACAGATTCGGGCTTGGATATTGATGCATTGCGTATTATTTCGCATGGTGTTAACGCCATGCGGTCGCCTGAGCGTGCGATTATTTTAGTAACGCATTATCAGCGCTTATTGGATTATATTGAGCCAGATTTCATCCATGTGCTGGTAAATGGTCGTATTATTATGTCAGGTGATAAATCATTAGCGCTTGAATTAGAGAAAAAAGGATACAGCTGGCTCGAGG